ACTCCGCAGCGCGAAACGCTCAAGGTCAGTGAGGTACTGCGGCACGTTTACGATGATGAGTTTTTTGTGGTTGACCTGCGGTTGCCACAAGACAAAATCGGAGCTTTTTTGGTGTATTGTGACGAACGTATTCCCTCTAACGCCTTGTTAAAAAAAGAAAATGAGTTTCAACTTATTGATTTTTTGGTGACCCAGAGCAAGCAATTTTTGAAAGAATTGGATGAGGAGTAACTTCCTGTCATTGCTGGTGCTTTTGGTCTTTCAGGGGGCACTGGCCCAAGAATCCCCTTCAAAGGACTTACGGGGCAAGGTGCTTGCCAACGGCGAGGATGTTACCGGGGTGGTGGTGCGCAATGCCACCTCTAAAAGGGCCACCATCACAGACGCTGAGGGCAATTTTACCATTCCCGTCAAGGTTAACGACACGTTGGTCTTTTTGGCTGTGCAGTTTAAGACAAAGAAACTGCCCGTAACCCGATTGATTTACAACACGAGCTTTGTAAATGTGCCTTTAGAACCGTTTGTGAACGAGCTTCAAGAGGTGGTGGTGCAGCCATTTGACCTAACGGGCGACCTTTCGAAAGATGCCGAGAAATTGGAGTTGCCACAAGATGTGAGCGCTGAGGCACTGGGGCTGCCCAATGCACGGCAAAAAATTCCCACCCAAAGCGAGCGCA
This portion of the Flagellimonas lutaonensis genome encodes:
- a CDS encoding carboxypeptidase-like regulatory domain-containing protein: MRSNFLSLLVLLVFQGALAQESPSKDLRGKVLANGEDVTGVVVRNATSKRATITDAEGNFTIPVKVNDTLVFLAVQFKTKKLPVTRLIYNTSFVNVPLEPFVNELQEVVVQPFDLTGDLSKDAEKLELPQDVSAEALGLPNARQKIPTQSERKLQQATYGKFHLGMILTPPLDPIINAISGRTKMLKERVAVDRKYAQTQRVQQSIVDSLFIDTLKIPKERIADFMYFCEADPNFDGVVNSGDQLRVWQFMIDKSEAYRENNGLE